The Salvelinus sp. IW2-2015 linkage group LG32, ASM291031v2, whole genome shotgun sequence genome includes the window acacttaaccagcatggctaccacagcattctgcagcgatactccatcctatctggtttgcacttagtgggactatcatttgtttttcaacaggtcaatgacccaaaacacacctccaggctgtgtaagggctatttgaccaagaaggagagcaatggagtgctgcatcaaataacctggtctccacaatcacccgacctcaacccaattgagatggtttgggatgagctggaccgcagagtgaaggaaatgcagccaacaagtgctcagcatatgtgggaactccttcaatactgttggaaaagtattccaggtgaagcaggttgaaagaatgccaagagtgtacaaagctgtcattaaggcaaagggtggctactttgaaagatctaaaatatattttgatttgtttaacacttttttggttagtacatgattcaatgtgttacttcatagttttgatgtcttcactatttttctacaacatagaaaatagtaaaaataaagaacaccccttaaatgagtaggtgtccaaacttctgactggactgtgtgtgtgtatataatacatacacacacagtgcattcggaaagtatacagaccccttacacttttcccacatttacattaccagccttattctaaaatgtattaaatgaaaaaCCTCAAACTACACCATAATGGCTAAAATACATTTAGATGTTTACATGTTTTaatctgaaataccttatttacataagcattcagacctgTTGCTATAAGACTCAATTGaactccattgatcatccttgagatgtttctacaacttgatttgagtccacctgtggtatattcaattgattggacatgatttggaaagacacacctgtctatataaggtcctctGGAGAGACCGCCCTATCCAACCTGACCAAGCTTGAgaagaaatgggggggggggggcgtccacaaatacaggtgtgcttgtagcgccatacccaagaatcaaggctgtaattgctgccaaaggtgcttcaacaaagtactgagtaaagtgtctaaATACTTgtgatattttattaaaaaataattttgttttgtcatggggtagtgtgtgtagattgaaggaaAAAKaggatttaatccattttataataaggctttaatgtgacaaaatgtggagaaaggtcTGATTACTTacctaatgcactgtatatatccaAGCTATCATTgcgtatttattccttgtgttcattttttaaattctgcATTGATGGGAAGGGCCcgtgagtaagcatttccctgttatTTCACACCTgatgtttacgaagcatgtgaaaaTAATTTGATTTCACCTGAAGGAAGGGTGAGCTCCAGCGTATCATCATCGTAGTCTATGGTCTTCCCGTCCGGCAACTCTTCATCCTCCATCTCAACATCATCTCCCTCTTTCTGGTCAGGATAACTTGTCCTGCAAACAACATTTCACAAAATGGCCACTTGAGAAATTGCTAATATATAATTACAATCAAGATAAAAATGTGAGGGGCAGAAGACCCCCTTTCCTACTACGGTGCATACTCGAATTCTGTACTGGCTCTGATTTTTCTTCatattgtcctttccagcaactacagtacagcttggttcagctcagtagtgtgaaaaaggTTAGACTATAGGAGCCCTGGTATTTGACATCTACCTGAAGTCGTAGAAGTCGGCAAACTCTAGCGATGCGTCTCCGTCGGTGAAGAGCTTGCAGTGGCTTTTGTCGGTCATGTGGCCCTGTACTGCCTCAGTGGAGTAAAAGGAGCGGCCTTTCTCGTTACACCACAGACACACCTTACCAGCGCCCACTTTCTCTCCTGCAACACAAAGAAAGAACAAGAGTATGTTTAAGATTTTTGAGTGAGATTTCAATAGCAGAGAAATGACTCAAGACAGATTCCTCCGATTCAGGTTTAGATTGACCTAAAAGTAAATGAAAAACTTTtggcagacattcttatccagagcaacttacactCAGtgaattcaactaaggtagataaaacAACCACACCTGAAACTTAACAATGAGGTAAGATATGGCATAAACACCCGCCATACCTTACCCCAGACCCAGGGATGGCCAACTCTGGATCCCTTCAATCACCACAGtgttaggtaaatctgcttttagtttttttggacGTCATATGGAATGATCTCAAAGGCCTTAAAGTTKGTGTAGTTgatgcctctagggcaattcaggtTAGATGTTAGAGGGCTTTTTACTGAAGAAAGCATTTGTTTCATACAATCGTGTTTGCTTTTCATGcattgtgtaattgatgtgtatatagacaTTTTTTTWaatacatttaactaggcaagtcagttaagaataaaatgttatttacaatgacagcctaccccggccaaacccggacgatgctgggccaattgtgtgccgccctatggaactcccaatcacagccggacgTGATACAGCATGTATAGTGTAATTGCTGTTTATTGATGTGTTTGTTCATGCAGGACTAATTCGCAAAATAATCAAGTGGTCTCAGCATGATTCCCTGGCTAAAAATACATAAATGAAACAAATACGGTCAAGAAAGACAACAGGTGTTAATTGTTTTTGTTGCTAGGGGGTTCAACCAAGGTGCTCTTTGAAGACAAAGAATACGTGGTCAGAAAAACATTCAGTTTCACGTCTGAAAACCTGACGAGGAAAAACTCTAAACCCTAGCTACAGGTTATTTTCCCTAGTCAAGACATGATTATAGAAAAAGGCATGCTTTCCAACCAAGGTGCAAGCTAACGGTGTAAAGATATTCAGCCACTCTTGGTAGAACAATGGAGGACCTGATGACACTTATGTACTTCCACTCACCCAGGTAGCAAATTAGTCCCTTGAGGTTGATTAGAAATTCCAGGTCAGGCAGGAAGAAGCTGTGCACTTTTGTCATGTGAGCCAGGTTTTtgaggagtgagtgagagtgGTGGGGGCAGAACAAACAGTCTGTGGGGGGGATGGTCCCTGGTAGAACGGCGGGGTGGGGAGAGGCCGAAGCAGCACCATCCCCTTCCTCGTGCTCCATGGTTTCGTCAGCATCTTCCTCGAAGTCATCATCATCCATGTCATTGTCGCCATCTACGTCCTCCCACTCTTCTGAAATAAAGAAACTGAGTGACAATGGACACAGAGAACACCCAAGACAACCACAGCAACACTGACAAAAAGGGATGGCGTTTTGATATTACAATCATCTTCACAGAAGTCGACACATTCTTGGCCACCTCTTCATGCAATCTAGACAGATCCTACACAAGTTAATTCAGGCCTACTTGAGTCAGACATCATACCTTCCTCTGCTGTGGCCaattcctctccctccatcttcttagCTTGCCCCTCAAACCATTGCAGCCTGGGCGGTTTCTCCGGCTTGGCCTTATTCGCTGCTGGCCCCTCCACTCCTGAAGCCTGGGCCTTTTCCGGATTGGGCCGTTGTGGCGGCTTTAGGGCCTGCTGCAGCGCTTCGTTCTTGGCATTGTGGTCCACCTTGCCGTCATCCCCGAGGCCCTTCTCCAGGTTTTTCTCATTCATCATCTCCACTTTCCTCTGGGCTGCCAGCAGGGCCTGCTTCTCTAACTGCTGGTGCTTGTGGGACTGCAGGTGGTTCTGGTAGGCATTGGAGCTGGAGAACTTCTTGTTGCACGTGGGGCAGCCCTCGCTGACAGTGGCGCCAGTCACCTGTTGTTCGGTGGCGGCCCGTTGCGCCACCACACGCTCCTGGAAGTTCTCTGCAGTCACAGGGGGCATGACGGCAACTTTGCGTTTCAGGTTGTAACGGTGCCAGTCGGTTTTGTAGTGGGCTCGCTGGACCTCACCATCTGCGAAGGCCACACGACAGCTGATGCAGGTGTACGAGGACATGGTGGTGGCTAGAAAGATAAACAAGAAGATTAGCCTTTTATATAATTTATTGAAATGACCGTTRACCAACAATAACTATTGCAGATGTGTACCATTGAAggatatatatattgtaatgaaacaggctgggagcaggtctcgaaccctctaGCCCTAAGTCCgagctatcgactgtgccgcaaaagcatgctcgagcggcagagtcgatttccgtgcttataaacccagggtcgtgaCACTATTCATCTTTTGGACTATACGAGACTTACGTTACCTCTATTTCCACTTACCATGAACTTTTGTGGGGGCAGGTTCGTCGTCGTAATTAATGGGGGAATTCATTCTAAAAAGTCAACCTGAGCACAAAAAAAGTAAGTAGTTAGTCCcaaatgtaaccactttcaaattaATGGTTTAACGTTAGCTACAGACCTGGCTACATGCAGTGGTAGCTTACTAACTAGCTATGCTTCATGAGTACAAACAGCTATCACTGTATGAAAaaggtaattttttttattggtaGGATGAACAGGACTTTGTCAACCAGATATCTCTCATGAAAAACAAATCGCTGTAACGTTTAAATTACACCTTTCTAGCTGACTAACTAACGTTTCTGGTAGAGAAGGGCCCGTACGAATTTCACTGTTATTCCACACccgtttacgaagcatgtgacaattcaAATGTGATTTGCTACAGGTGACAATATCATTTTGATAACGTcatgaaacatattttgactagGCAAGCGCAGCCAGCAAGGCACTGGCTTGGTAGCATTAGCGAAATCCTATTTATACGTGAGCAATGACGTGCTAATGCTAGGCTAATAGGTAGCTAGCTATTTGGCCACTAATTAACTAGATGCCTGAAACTTCAGTTAACTTCTATCTAGAAAGGATATCACAAACCATTTACACACTTGACATATAAAATCAGTTTACTTACCAATTCAAAGCCCTCCTTGAATAAAATGTGGAAGCTAACTACGTGTTTATGCCAACGACTGCAAACTTGTCTTCCTCCACACGTGGGTTTCAGCGCCTCGTCAGCGACACTAAAAAAGTATTTCCAGGTCATGGAATTTCggacattttcaaaataaaagtaatcCACGTAACAGTAGAAAAGTTTTAATACCCTGTATTTATTCATGATAAATTAAACATAAtgtctaaacattaacaatgattcatatttaagtgacatatttatatttattaacctttaagcaagtcagttaagaacaaattattatttacaatgacggcctaccccagccaaacccKAAcccagatgacactgggccaattatgagccgccctatgggacttccaatcacagccggttgtgatacagcctgtaattgggtctgtagtgacgcctctaggactgagatgcagtgccttagactgctgcgccactcgggagcccctgaaTATAATGTATATTGGCTTATAGAGCAAAAACGATTGTAAGTGCACAGTAAAAGTATTGTAGGGAATACTCAGTATGGTCTGTAGGATCCttatatggtgtcatttcatggggaACTGAATTAAATGGAGTGTTGCTGGTCTTTTACTGcgtgcctcccatagtcttttctggacttggggactgtgaagagactggcatgtcttgtggggtgcatgggtgtccgagctgtgtgccagtagttcagacagacagtgcattcaacatgtcaatacctctcaaaaatacaagtagtgatgaagtcaatctctcctcccctttgagccaggagagatggaaatgcatattattaatgtttgctctctgt containing:
- the znf622 gene encoding cytoplasmic 60S subunit biogenesis factor ZNF622 isoform X2; translated protein: MNSPINYDDEPAPTKVHATTMSSYTCISCRVAFADGEVQRAHYKTDWHRYNLKRKVAVMPPVTAENFQERVVAQRAATEQQVTGATVSEGCPTCNKKFSSSNAYQNHLQSHKHQQLEKQALLAAQRKVEMMNEKNLEKGLGDDGKVDHNAKNEALQQALKPPQRPNPEKAQASGVEGPAANKAKPEKPPRLQWFEGQAKKMEGEELATAEEEWEDVDGDNDMDDDDFEEDADETMEHEEGDGAASASPHPAVLPGTIPPTDCLFCPHHSHSLLKNLAHMTKVHSFFLPDLEFLINLKGLICYLGEKVGAGKVCLWCNEKGRSFYSTEAVQGHMTDKSHCKLFTDGDASLEFADFYDFRTSYPDQKEGDDVEMEDEELPDGKTIDYDDDTLELTLPSGAKIGHRSLMRYYKQRFGAPRTVALAHNRNAVGRVLRQYKALGWGGDMGKNSFHQNQKDMKFVQKMKSRWMLKIGMGNNSNKQTHFRLQVMF
- the znf622 gene encoding cytoplasmic 60S subunit biogenesis factor ZNF622 isoform X1 — its product is MNSPINYDDEPAPTKVHATTMSSYTCISCRVAFADGEVQRAHYKTDWHRYNLKRKVAVMPPVTAENFQERVVAQRAATEQQVTGATVSEGCPTCNKKFSSSNAYQNHLQSHKHQQLEKQALLAAQRKVEMMNEKNLEKGLGDDGKVDHNAKNEALQQALKPPQRPNPEKAQASGVEGPAANKAKPEKPPRLQWFEGQAKKMEGEELATAEEEEWEDVDGDNDMDDDDFEEDADETMEHEEGDGAASASPHPAVLPGTIPPTDCLFCPHHSHSLLKNLAHMTKVHSFFLPDLEFLINLKGLICYLGEKVGAGKVCLWCNEKGRSFYSTEAVQGHMTDKSHCKLFTDGDASLEFADFYDFRTSYPDQKEGDDVEMEDEELPDGKTIDYDDDTLELTLPSGAKIGHRSLMRYYKQRFGAPRTVALAHNRNAVGRVLRQYKALGWGGDMGKNSFHQNQKDMKFVQKMKSRWMLKIGMGNNSNKQTHFRLQVMF